One Corythoichthys intestinalis isolate RoL2023-P3 chromosome 9, ASM3026506v1, whole genome shotgun sequence DNA window includes the following coding sequences:
- the LOC130922251 gene encoding synaptotagmin-2-like isoform X2, with the protein MKFNLFRKPQPVAAAEPTGATTTASMAPTPAAISTVAESSGNNTEISKNDMFEEIKSKFLNEIDKIPLPPWALIAIAVVAALLVLTCCFCIIKKCCCKKKKNKKGKKGKDGFNMKNMEGGEDDDDDEGETGLTEEEKEEEEKEQEKLGKLQYSIDYDFENTKLTVGILQAADLMSMDSGGTSDPYVRVLLLPEKKKKFDTKVHKKTLNPVFNETFVFKVPYEELGGKTLAMSVFDYDRFSKHDVIGEVKLPMNTIDLGRPIEEWRDLESADQEEPEKLGDICISLRYVPTAGKLTVCILEAKNLKKMDACGLSDPYVKIQLLQGGKRLKKKKTTVKKNTLNPYYNESFSFEIPLEQMQKILVAVTVFDYDKIGKNDAIGKIFVGSKATGLGLKHWSDMLANPRRPIAQWHALQPEEDIDGQLASLAAKK; encoded by the exons ATGAAGTTCAATCTGTTCAGGAAGCCGCAGCCGGTAGCTGCAGCCGAGCCCACCGGAGCCACCACAACTGCCAGCATGGCCCCTACCCCGGCCGCCATCTCCACGGTGGCCGAAAGCTCCGGCAACAACACGGAGATCAGCAAGAATGACATGTTTGAGGAGATCAAGAGCAAATTCTTGAATGAAATTGACAAAATCCCAT TACCTCCGTGGGCTCTGATCGCCATTGCGGTGGTGGCGGCTTTGTTGGTGCTCACCTGCTGCTTCTGCATCATCAAGAAGTGCTGTtgcaagaagaagaaaaacaagaaGGGCAAAAAGGGCAAGGATGGATTCAATATGAAGAACATGGAGGGTGGTGAG gatgatgatgatgatgagggAGAGACCGGACTCACGGAAGaggagaaggaggaggaggaaaaggAACAAGAGAAACTGGGAAAGCTGCAGTACTCCATCGATTACGACTTTGAGAACACAAAG CTCACTGTTGGCATCCTTCAAGCTGCGGACCTCATGTCCATGGATTCAGGCGGGACTTCCGACCCATACGTTCGAGTTCTGCTCTTACCtgaaaagaagaagaaatttGACACCAAAGTCCACAAGAAAACTCTCAACCCAGTTTTCAATGAGACCTTTGTCTTCAAG GTCCCTTACGAAGAACTCGGTGGCAAAACTCTGGCAATGTCCGTTTTCGACTATGACCGCTTCTCAAAGCATGATGTCATCGGTGAGGTGAAGCTGCCCATGAACACCATCGACCTGGGGCGGCCTATTGAGGAGTGGCGGGACCTGGAGAGTGCCGATCAAGAGGAG CCTGAGAAACTCGGGGACATCTGCATATCTCTACGTTACGTCCCAACTGCCGGGAAACTCACCGTTTGCATCCTGGAGGCCAAGAACCTGAAGAAGATGGATGCCTGCGGATTATCTG ACCCATATGTGAAGATCCAGCTGCTGCAGGGAGGTAAAcgtctgaaaaagaagaagaccaCAGTGAAGAAGAACACCCTCAACCCGTACTACAATGAATCTTTCAGCTTTGAaatccctctggaacaaatgcAG AAAATCCTGGTGGCCGTAACAGTGTTCGACTACGACAAGATCGGCAAGAACGACGCCATCGGAAAAATCTTTGTTGGCAGCAAGGCTACCGGGCTAGGTCTCAAGCACTGGTCGGACATGCTGGCCAACccgcgccgccccatcgcccagTGGCACGCCTTGCAACCGGAGGAGGACATCGACGGTCAGCTAGCTTCCTTGGCGGCCAAGAAGTAA
- the LOC130922251 gene encoding synaptotagmin-2-like isoform X1, whose translation MKFNLFRKPQPVAAAEPTGATTTASMAPTPAAISTVAESSGNNTEISKNDMFEEIKSKFLNEIDKIPLPPWALIAIAVVAALLVLTCCFCIIKKCCCKKKKNKKGKKGKDGFNMKNMEGGEKPQDDDDDEGETGLTEEEKEEEEKEQEKLGKLQYSIDYDFENTKLTVGILQAADLMSMDSGGTSDPYVRVLLLPEKKKKFDTKVHKKTLNPVFNETFVFKVPYEELGGKTLAMSVFDYDRFSKHDVIGEVKLPMNTIDLGRPIEEWRDLESADQEEPEKLGDICISLRYVPTAGKLTVCILEAKNLKKMDACGLSDPYVKIQLLQGGKRLKKKKTTVKKNTLNPYYNESFSFEIPLEQMQKILVAVTVFDYDKIGKNDAIGKIFVGSKATGLGLKHWSDMLANPRRPIAQWHALQPEEDIDGQLASLAAKK comes from the exons ATGAAGTTCAATCTGTTCAGGAAGCCGCAGCCGGTAGCTGCAGCCGAGCCCACCGGAGCCACCACAACTGCCAGCATGGCCCCTACCCCGGCCGCCATCTCCACGGTGGCCGAAAGCTCCGGCAACAACACGGAGATCAGCAAGAATGACATGTTTGAGGAGATCAAGAGCAAATTCTTGAATGAAATTGACAAAATCCCAT TACCTCCGTGGGCTCTGATCGCCATTGCGGTGGTGGCGGCTTTGTTGGTGCTCACCTGCTGCTTCTGCATCATCAAGAAGTGCTGTtgcaagaagaagaaaaacaagaaGGGCAAAAAGGGCAAGGATGGATTCAATATGAAGAACATGGAGGGTGGTGAG AAACCAcaggatgatgatgatgatgagggAGAGACCGGACTCACGGAAGaggagaaggaggaggaggaaaaggAACAAGAGAAACTGGGAAAGCTGCAGTACTCCATCGATTACGACTTTGAGAACACAAAG CTCACTGTTGGCATCCTTCAAGCTGCGGACCTCATGTCCATGGATTCAGGCGGGACTTCCGACCCATACGTTCGAGTTCTGCTCTTACCtgaaaagaagaagaaatttGACACCAAAGTCCACAAGAAAACTCTCAACCCAGTTTTCAATGAGACCTTTGTCTTCAAG GTCCCTTACGAAGAACTCGGTGGCAAAACTCTGGCAATGTCCGTTTTCGACTATGACCGCTTCTCAAAGCATGATGTCATCGGTGAGGTGAAGCTGCCCATGAACACCATCGACCTGGGGCGGCCTATTGAGGAGTGGCGGGACCTGGAGAGTGCCGATCAAGAGGAG CCTGAGAAACTCGGGGACATCTGCATATCTCTACGTTACGTCCCAACTGCCGGGAAACTCACCGTTTGCATCCTGGAGGCCAAGAACCTGAAGAAGATGGATGCCTGCGGATTATCTG ACCCATATGTGAAGATCCAGCTGCTGCAGGGAGGTAAAcgtctgaaaaagaagaagaccaCAGTGAAGAAGAACACCCTCAACCCGTACTACAATGAATCTTTCAGCTTTGAaatccctctggaacaaatgcAG AAAATCCTGGTGGCCGTAACAGTGTTCGACTACGACAAGATCGGCAAGAACGACGCCATCGGAAAAATCTTTGTTGGCAGCAAGGCTACCGGGCTAGGTCTCAAGCACTGGTCGGACATGCTGGCCAACccgcgccgccccatcgcccagTGGCACGCCTTGCAACCGGAGGAGGACATCGACGGTCAGCTAGCTTCCTTGGCGGCCAAGAAGTAA